In Acetivibrio cellulolyticus CD2, the sequence AATGCACTAAAGGACGATGATATTCTCTTTATCACAGCTGACCATGGTTGTGACCCTACAACCGAAAGCACCGACCACTCAAGGGAATACGTACCGCTGGTAGTCTATGGCAATAAGATTAAGAGTAATATAAATCTTGGCACCAGAAGCTCATTTAGCGATATAGCAGCAACAATTGCAGAGTATCTTGGAATTGATGAAGAAATTGAGGGCAATAGTTTTATGAGCCAAATAATGGGTTGAGTAAGGGGGGATTCATATGAGAATGTATGATGTAATTGAAAAAAAGCGTGATGGAAAAGAACTTGAATATGAAGAAATAAGCTTTTTTATAAAGAACTATTGCGAAGAAAAGATACCTGATTATCAGGTATCGGCTTTGCTTATGGCAATATTTTTAAATGGAATGAGTGAGAGGGAAACAGCAGAATTAACTGAAATTATGGCAAATTCAGGAGATGTAATTGATCTTTCGGTTATAGACGGTATAAAAGTAGACAAGCACAGTACTGGAGGCGTAGGTGATAAAACTACACTCATCCTAGGTCCTATTGTTGCAGCTTGTGGCATACCTGTAGCAAAGATGTCAGGAAGAGGACTTGGTCATACCGGTGGAACAATAGATAAGCTTGAGTCTATTCCAGGATTTAAGACTGCACTTACAAAGCAGGAATTCATTGATCAAGTAATGAAAATAGGCATTTCAATAGCGGGTCAGACTGGGAATTTGGCTCCAGCAGATAAAAAATTGTATGCTCTAAGGGATGTGACTGCGACAGTCAACAGCTTGCCCTTGATAGCAAGCAGTATTATGAGCAAAAAGATTGCCTGCGGTGCGGATAGAATTGTTCTTGATGTTAAGACAGGAAGCGGCGCTTTAATGAAAACGGTAGAAAAGTCGGTTGAATTGGCAAGAACAATGGTTAAAATCGGTAATGACCTTGGCAGAAAAACAGTTGCAGTAGTAACCGATATGGA encodes:
- a CDS encoding pyrimidine-nucleoside phosphorylase, whose protein sequence is MRMYDVIEKKRDGKELEYEEISFFIKNYCEEKIPDYQVSALLMAIFLNGMSERETAELTEIMANSGDVIDLSVIDGIKVDKHSTGGVGDKTTLILGPIVAACGIPVAKMSGRGLGHTGGTIDKLESIPGFKTALTKQEFIDQVMKIGISIAGQTGNLAPADKKLYALRDVTATVNSLPLIASSIMSKKIACGADRIVLDVKTGSGALMKTVEKSVELARTMVKIGNDLGRKTVAVVTDMDIPLGNAIGNSLEVIEAIETLKGNGPKDLEEVSLALAAKMLELAEIGDKENCKNRVREVIDNRKALNKLAELIESQGGNPDVIENYDLFKKAKYVYELTSGQDCYIERVKTDSLGVAAMILGAGRETKESIIDYSAGIKLNKKTGMSIKKGELIATLYTNDSERINAALETLKSSLVLSQSLEPQRPLIISSID